CTGCGGCCCGCGAGGCCATCGCGCTGCTGCGCGAGCACGCCGCGGCCGGGGCCGCTGTACTGGTGGCCAGCCACGACCCTCTGGTCCACGCGGCCGTCGACCGGGCCATCCGCGTCGGCGAGGACTGACGTGGCCAGGAAGCCGATCAGCCCCGCCCGGCCCCGTCCCGCCCGCGCAGCGCGTCCAGCTGCCGACGGTCCCGCTTGGTCGGCCGCCCAGCGCCGCGCTCGCGGACGGGCACGGCCAACAGCTCGCGCGGGATCGGCGCGGGGGAGTGGTCGATGTAGTTCTTCACCGCCACGGGGGCGCCGACGCGCTTGGAGATCAGCCCTGTGACCTCCAGGATCCGCTCCCGGTGATCCTTCCGGAGCCGGATCCGGTCCCCGACCGCCAGCGTGTGCGCGGCCTTGACGGGCTCGTCGTTGACCCGCACGTGTCCGCCGCGCACCGCCGCGGTGGCCGCCGAGCGGGTCTTGTACATGCGCACGGCCCACAGCCACGCGTCCAACCGCACGGCGCCGCCGCTCATGCGAACCGCGCCCGCACGGCCACCCCATGGGCGGGCAGGCGCTCGTCCTCGGCCAGCGCGGAGATCCCGTCGGCCACGCCCCGCAGTCCGGCCTCCTCGTAGCGGATCAGCTGCTGCGAGCGCAGGAACGTCACGGTGTTCAGGCCGGAGGAGAACCGGGCGGTGCCGGACGTCGGCAGCACGTGGTTGGAGCCGGCCGAGTAGTCGCCCAGCGGCACGGGGGAGTACGGGCCCACGAACACGGCGCCCGCGTTGCGCACGCGCTCGGCCAGGGCCTCCGGATCGCGCGTCTGGATCTCCAGGTGCTCGGTGGCGTACAGGTCGGAGACCTCGAGGGCCTGCTCCATGTCCCGCACCAGCAGCACGCCGGACTGCGGGCCGGTCAGCGCCACCCGGATCTGGTCCTCGTGGAACGACCCCGGCACCTGGGCCTCGACGGCGGCCAGCACGTCCCGCAGCAGGTCCTCGGAGTCGGTGATCAGCACGGACGCGGCCAGCGGATCGTGCTCGGACTGGCTGATCAAGTCCGCGGCCACCCAGTCGGCGCGCGCCGTGCCGTCCGCGATCACGGCGATCTCCGAGGGACCCGCCTCCGAGTCCACGCCGATCACGCCCTGCAGCGCCCGCTTCGCCGCGGCCACGTACACGTTCCCCGGCCCCGTGACCATCCGCACGGGCGCGCAGAGCCAGCCCTCGCCGTCGTCGTCCCGGACGCCGAGTGCGAGCATGGCCACGGCCTGGGCGCCGCCGGCCGCGTAGACCTCGTCCACGCCCAGCAGCGCGCACGCCGCGAGCACGGTGGGGTGCGGCAGCCCGCCGTGGTCCTTCTGCGGCGGGGAGGTGACCACGAGGGACTCCACGCCGGCCGCCTGGGCCGGCACCACGTTCATCACCACGGAGGACGGGTACACGGCGCGCCCGCCGGGCACGTACAGGCCCACGCGCTCCACCGGCACCCAGCGGTTCTCGACGACGGCGCCCTCGCCGAGCTCCACGACCGAGCCGGCCGGGATCTGCGCCTCATGGACCGTCCGGGCGCGGCGGATGGACTCCTCGAGCGCGGCGCGCACGGCCGGGTCGAGGTTCTCGAGCGCCGCGGCGAGCGCCTCGGCCGGCACGCGCAGGGCGGGCGGGCGGACGCCGTCGAACTCCTCGGCGAGGGCCAGGAGGGCCCGCTCGCCGCCGTCCCGGACGCGGTCGATGATCGGCTGCACCTTCGGCACCACCGAGGCCACGTCCACGTCCGCCCGCGGGATCACGCGGCTCAGGTCGGCGGTGGCGGTGTCGAGCTCACGCAGGTCGGTCACGGAGAGCACGGGTTCCTCCTGGTTGCAGGGCGCGCCGCCGGCCGGGGTGCCGCGGCGCGATCAGGATCCATTGTGCTCCGTCCCGGGGGGCGTCCGGCCGCGGGTGTCAGACTGTTGTCATGCCCGCCGCGACCGTGCTCCCCGTTGTCCCTCTCGCGTCCGCCGTCCGCCTGACCGCCGAGCAGGTGGTCCCCGAGTCGGTGGAGCAGGACGTGGCCGAGGGGGCGGACCGCGCCGCGGCCCTGCTGGGCGCGGAATGGGGCACGGTGGCCGCCGTCGCCGGCGCGTTCCTGACCGCCGGCCTCGTCACGTACGCCCTGTTCCTCCTGGCCCGGCTGGTCCTGTTCCGCCGGGACGGACTGCGCGCCCAGGTGGCGCGGCTCACCCTGCCGGTCGCCCTGTTCACGGGCCTGCTGGGGGCCCGCATCGCGCTCACCGTCATGGCGGAGGAGCAGACGTGGTTCCGGCCGGCGTCGTTCGTGCTGCTGGTGGCCGTGGCCGCCGCGGCGGCGTGGGCGGCGTGGCGGATCGTCGGCGCCGTGGAGGGGGCCGTGCTGGCGAAGTACCGCCACCCCGGCGTCAACGACCGCCGCGAGCGCAAGATCCGCACCCAGACCATCCTGATCCGCCGCGTCCTCAACGCCGTGATCGTGGTGGTGGCCCTGGCCGCGGTGCTGCTGGCCATCCCGGAGGTGCGCTCGCTCGGCGCCGGCCTCCTGGCCTCGGCGGGCCTCATCTCCGTGATCGCCGGCCTGGCCGTGCAGTCCACGCTGACCAACGTGTTCGCCGGCTTCCAGCTCGCCTTCACGGACTCGGTGCGTGTGGGGGACGTGGTGGACATGAAGGGCGTGTTCGGCACCGTGGAGGAGGTCACCCTGTCCAACGTGGTGGTCAAGCTGTGGGACGGGCGCCGCATGGTCTACCCGTCCTCCCACTTCACCACCGAGCCGTTCGAGAACTGGACCCGCGTGGGCTCGCAGGTGGCCGGCGTCGTCGAGATGGACGTGGACTGGCGCGTGCCCATGGACGCGCTGCGGGCGCGGCTGACCGAGCTGCTGGCGTCCACCGAGCTGTGGGACGGGCAGGAGAACGCCATGCAGGTGATCGACGCGGTGGGCGGCATGGTCCGCATCCGCGCCGTGGTCTCGGCGCGCAACTCCGGCGACCTCTGGGACCTGCGCTGCCTCGTCCGCGAGGACCTCGTGGGCTTCCTGCGCGCCGAGTACCCGGAGGGCATCTACACGCAGCGGCATGCGGAGGGCCCGTTCCCCCACCATCACGACGACGACGCATCCGCCTCCGCCACGACGTCCGGGGCCGCGGCGGGCGGGGCGTCCGCCGGCGGGGCGTCCGGGTCCGCCACGCGCCCGCTGCCGACGGTGGAGGGCGCCGGGGCGCCGCCGCGCCCGGCCACCGGGTCCGTGCCGCTGGCGCAGGCCGGGGAGAACGCCTCGCTCTACACCGGCTCGCTCCGGGCGGTGCGGCGCAACCACGAGATGGACGGCCCCGGCGAGGACGCGTACGCCGAGCGCCGGGCCCGGCAGGCGGAGGACGCTCAGACGGTGGAGGAGCCGCCGTCGCGGGGCTGAACGCCGCGGGTGCCCTCGTGCGGGTCCTGGGCGTGGGCGAAGGGCCGGGGGGTCTCGTACGGCTGGGAGGGGGCGGTGTCCCCGAGCGAGGGGTCCGTCTCCGCCACGTGGCTGACGGCGTCCGGGGTGGCGCCGCGGTACTCCTTGACGCACAGGACCGGCTGGTCCACCTTCTGCAGGAGCTCGTCGGCCAGCGAGCCCATCACGAACCGGCCGAACCCGCCGCGGCGGCGCAGGCCGATCACCACGAGGGAGGGCTCGAGCTCGGCGGCCACTGCGGTGATCTCGTCCGCCGTGGAGCGGTCGCGCGCGTACTGGCGGAACGTGGCGGGCACGCCCGAGGCGTCCAGGACGGCCTGCAGCTCGAGCTGCTCGGCCTCCGTGATGAGCGACTTGCTGCGGTGCTCCCCGCCCGGGCCGGCGTTGACCACCACGACCTCCTCGCCCGTCTCCCGGGCGATGTCCAGGGCGGTGTGCAGGGCGGCCTTGGCGGTGGTGCTGTTCTTGTAGGCGGCGAGGATGGTCATGACGGTCCCTTTCCGGTCCGCGGATGCGGGAGGCGTTCCCGCCGGTCGGGGCCACTGTAGCCCCGGGCCGTGCGCCTCAGTCCTCCCGGAGGTACGCCAGGTGGGAGGCCATGACCTGCTCGGCCACCCGTCGCACCTGCCCCTCGAGGCCCGGGTAGACCAGGGGCACGAGCTCGGCGGGGGTGATCGCGTCGGCGTCGTCCTCGGGCATGTCCTCCAGCACCCGCTCGATCTGGGCCAGGCGGCCCTCGCGGTGGTCGAGGTAGTCGCGGGCGATCGTCTCCAGCGGTGCGGGCACGGGCCCGTGCGCGGGCAGCACGGTGAGCAGGCCGGCGGCCTCGAGCCGCTCGAGCGAGTCGAGGTAGTCGGCCAGGGTGCCGTCCGGGTGGTCCAGCATGGTGGTGCCCTCGCCGAGGATCGTGTCGCCCGTGAGCACCGCGCCGCGCGCCCCGGAGGCCGGGAGCACGAAGCAGTACGAGTCCGAGGTGTGCCCCGGCGTGTGCCAGGCCTGGACGACGACGCCGCCCGCCTCGATCCGTTCGTCCGGCGTCAGCGGCGCGGCGACACGGCAGTGCGCGGGGTCGGCGGCCCGGACGGGGGCGCCGGTGGCGGCGTGGAACGCGTCGAGCCCGCCGGTGTGGTCCGCGTGCCGGTGCGTCACCAGGATCAGCTCCACGGAGCGGCCCTCCGCGGCGGCCATCACGCGCTCGGCGTGGCCCTCGGCGTCCTCCGCGGGCCCGGGGTCCACGACGACGGCGGTGGCGGCGTCGTCCGCGAAGACCACGTAGGTGTTGGTGCCGGCGAGGGTCATGGGGGAGGGGTTGCGTGCCGTCACGCACCGCACGAGCGGGGCGGGCGCCGGGCCGGGGGTCTGGGCGGTGTCGGACATAGGATCGAGTCTATGGAGAGCACCGAGCGCGAGGACCAGGCCGCGGACCGCGGCACCATCGAGACCCGCGACGGCCTGAAGGGCAACTATGTCCAGGCCGGCGCGGAGTTCACCCGGGACACGACCTACATCCAGGACCGGATCGTGGCCGACCCGGACGCCGTGCGAGCCCTGCCCCGAGAGGAGGGCACGAAGGTCGGCCGCGTCGGCGGTGGGCTGACCGAGGGCGCCGAGGCGTGGCCCGTGGAGGCCGGCCGCTACCGCCTCGTGGCCGCGCGGGCGTGCCCGTGGGCGAACCGCGCGCTGATCGTGCGGCGCCTGCTCGGCCTCGAGGACGCGATCTCCCTGGGCACCCCCGGCCCCACGCACGACGAGCGGTCCTGGACCTTCGACCTCGACGAGGGCGGGAAGGACCCGGTCCTGGGCACCGAGCGGCTGCAGGAGAACTATCTCGCCCGCTTCCCGGACTACCCGCGCGGGATCACGGTGCCCGCCATGGTGGACGTGCCGAGCGGCGGCGTCGTGACCAACGACTACCCGCAGATGACGCTGGACTTCAGCACCGAGTGGACGGCGCACCACCGCGACGGCGCCCCGCAGCTGATCCCCGACGCCGGGCCGGAGCGGGACGAGATGGTCGAGGTGATCGAGCGCGTGTTCACCGAGGTGAACAACGGCGTGTACCGGTGCGGGTTCGCCGGCTCCCAGGAGGCGTACGACGCGGCCTACGAACGCCTGTGGAGCGCGATGGACTGGCTCGAGGAGCGTCTGAGCACCCGGCGGTTCCTCATGGGGGAGCGGATCACGGAGGCGGACGTGCGGCTGTTCACCACACTCGTGCGGTTCGATCCGGTCTACCACGGGCACTTCAAGTGCAACCGGAACCGGCTGACGGAGATGCCGGCGCTGTGGGGCTACGCCCGCGACCTGTTCCAGACGCCGGGCTTCGGCGACACGGTCGACTTCGCCCAGATCAAGGCGCACTACTACGTGGTGCACGAGGACATCAACCCGACCCGGATCATCCCGCAGGGCCCGGACCTGTCCGGGTGGGTCTCGGCGCACGGCCGCGAGGAGCTCGGCGGCGACCCGTGGGGCGGCGGCACCGCCCCGGGGCCGGTGCGCGAGGACGAGCGGGTGGACCCGGCGCACACGCCGCTGCGCTGAACCCGCGCCGGGGTGGCGTCTGCCGGGTGTCCCGCCCGGCTCTCGTCCGGCCGGTCGTGGTCACGACACGCCGCCGGAGGTTCCCGTCCGACGGCGTGCCGTGACCACGACCGGCGCCGGGCCTCGCAGGTGGTGCCTCGTGCCGTGCGCAGGGCACAGGCTCCGCCCCGTCCGGGATTGTTGAACAATCCGCGCGGCTGGACCATGATGGGGTGATTCCGGTCATAGCATCGCGAGAGGACCCCACCATGCAGATCGACCTCAACTCCGACGTCGGGGAGTCCTTCGGCTCCTGGACCATGGGCGACGACGACGCCATCATGCCGTCCGTCTCCTCGGCGAACGTGGCGTGCGGCTTCCACGCCGGCGACCCCTCCGGCATCGCGGCCACCTGCCGCGCCGCCGTCGCCGCCGGCGTGTCGATCGGCGCCCACGTGGGCTACCGGGACCTGGCCGGCTTCGGCCGCCGGTTCCTGGACTGCTCGCCCACCGAGCTGGCCGACGACGTCCTCTACCAGATCGGCGCCCTCGAGGCGCTCGCGGGGGCCGCCGGCGCGACCGTCCGCTACGTGAAGCCGCACGGTGCGCTCTACAACACGATCGTCCACCACGAGGAGCACGCCCAGGCCGTGATCGACGGCATCGCCGCCTTCGGCGCGGACCTGCCCGTCCTCCTGCTGCCCGGCTCGATCGCCCTG
This Micrococcus flavus DNA region includes the following protein-coding sequences:
- a CDS encoding mechanosensitive ion channel family protein: MPAATVLPVVPLASAVRLTAEQVVPESVEQDVAEGADRAAALLGAEWGTVAAVAGAFLTAGLVTYALFLLARLVLFRRDGLRAQVARLTLPVALFTGLLGARIALTVMAEEQTWFRPASFVLLVAVAAAAAWAAWRIVGAVEGAVLAKYRHPGVNDRRERKIRTQTILIRRVLNAVIVVVALAAVLLAIPEVRSLGAGLLASAGLISVIAGLAVQSTLTNVFAGFQLAFTDSVRVGDVVDMKGVFGTVEEVTLSNVVVKLWDGRRMVYPSSHFTTEPFENWTRVGSQVAGVVEMDVDWRVPMDALRARLTELLASTELWDGQENAMQVIDAVGGMVRIRAVVSARNSGDLWDLRCLVREDLVGFLRAEYPEGIYTQRHAEGPFPHHHDDDASASATTSGAAAGGASAGGASGSATRPLPTVEGAGAPPRPATGSVPLAQAGENASLYTGSLRAVRRNHEMDGPGEDAYAERRARQAEDAQTVEEPPSRG
- the hisD gene encoding histidinol dehydrogenase is translated as MLSVTDLRELDTATADLSRVIPRADVDVASVVPKVQPIIDRVRDGGERALLALAEEFDGVRPPALRVPAEALAAALENLDPAVRAALEESIRRARTVHEAQIPAGSVVELGEGAVVENRWVPVERVGLYVPGGRAVYPSSVVMNVVPAQAAGVESLVVTSPPQKDHGGLPHPTVLAACALLGVDEVYAAGGAQAVAMLALGVRDDDGEGWLCAPVRMVTGPGNVYVAAAKRALQGVIGVDSEAGPSEIAVIADGTARADWVAADLISQSEHDPLAASVLITDSEDLLRDVLAAVEAQVPGSFHEDQIRVALTGPQSGVLLVRDMEQALEVSDLYATEHLEIQTRDPEALAERVRNAGAVFVGPYSPVPLGDYSAGSNHVLPTSGTARFSSGLNTVTFLRSQQLIRYEEAGLRGVADGISALAEDERLPAHGVAVRARFA
- a CDS encoding MBL fold metallo-hydrolase, which produces MSDTAQTPGPAPAPLVRCVTARNPSPMTLAGTNTYVVFADDAATAVVVDPGPAEDAEGHAERVMAAAEGRSVELILVTHRHADHTGGLDAFHAATGAPVRAADPAHCRVAAPLTPDERIEAGGVVVQAWHTPGHTSDSYCFVLPASGARGAVLTGDTILGEGTTMLDHPDGTLADYLDSLERLEAAGLLTVLPAHGPVPAPLETIARDYLDHREGRLAQIERVLEDMPEDDADAITPAELVPLVYPGLEGQVRRVAEQVMASHLAYLRED
- a CDS encoding universal stress protein; the protein is MTILAAYKNSTTAKAALHTALDIARETGEEVVVVNAGPGGEHRSKSLITEAEQLELQAVLDASGVPATFRQYARDRSTADEITAVAAELEPSLVVIGLRRRGGFGRFVMGSLADELLQKVDQPVLCVKEYRGATPDAVSHVAETDPSLGDTAPSQPYETPRPFAHAQDPHEGTRGVQPRDGGSSTV
- a CDS encoding LamB/YcsF family protein translates to MQIDLNSDVGESFGSWTMGDDDAIMPSVSSANVACGFHAGDPSGIAATCRAAVAAGVSIGAHVGYRDLAGFGRRFLDCSPTELADDVLYQIGALEALAGAAGATVRYVKPHGALYNTIVHHEEHAQAVIDGIAAFGADLPVLLLPGSIALEKAEQAGLRGVAEAFADRGYTPEGTLVSRRDSGAVLHDEAEVAARMVRLATEGVVTAVDGSDVRVAAESICVHGDTPGAVSMAAAVRRALEDAGVTIASFA
- a CDS encoding glutathione S-transferase family protein, whose translation is MESTEREDQAADRGTIETRDGLKGNYVQAGAEFTRDTTYIQDRIVADPDAVRALPREEGTKVGRVGGGLTEGAEAWPVEAGRYRLVAARACPWANRALIVRRLLGLEDAISLGTPGPTHDERSWTFDLDEGGKDPVLGTERLQENYLARFPDYPRGITVPAMVDVPSGGVVTNDYPQMTLDFSTEWTAHHRDGAPQLIPDAGPERDEMVEVIERVFTEVNNGVYRCGFAGSQEAYDAAYERLWSAMDWLEERLSTRRFLMGERITEADVRLFTTLVRFDPVYHGHFKCNRNRLTEMPALWGYARDLFQTPGFGDTVDFAQIKAHYYVVHEDINPTRIIPQGPDLSGWVSAHGREELGGDPWGGGTAPGPVREDERVDPAHTPLR
- a CDS encoding RNA-binding S4 domain-containing protein: MSGGAVRLDAWLWAVRMYKTRSAATAAVRGGHVRVNDEPVKAAHTLAVGDRIRLRKDHRERILEVTGLISKRVGAPVAVKNYIDHSPAPIPRELLAVPVRERGAGRPTKRDRRQLDALRGRDGAGRG